One genomic segment of Lampris incognitus isolate fLamInc1 chromosome 2, fLamInc1.hap2, whole genome shotgun sequence includes these proteins:
- the alas2 gene encoding 5-aminolevulinate synthase, erythroid-specific, mitochondrial isoform X2 has translation MAAFLHHCPFLKSAPKPALRRTGAALLSLADRCPIISRQITVSSVPSLETKQNVFPRQSPSRLHAAMEQNRKFAQLATQLAVSKSKVCPFVTSEIGVVRASLEVQQDIPPEPNNTGDSDYDYDTFFQEKISEKKTDHTYRVFKVVNRSAESFPLAEDYSISGREGSQVSVWCSNDYLGMSRHHRVLKGIRDALDQHGAGAGGTRNISGTSSYHVALEQELAQLHRKDAALVFSSCFVANDSTLFTLAKMLPGCEIYSDAGNHASMIQGIRNSGAKRFIFRHNDSRHLEELLRHSDPKTPKIVAFETVHSMDGAICPLEELCDVAHRYGALTFVDEVHAVGLYGAHGAGVGERDNIMHKIDIVSGTLGKAFGCVGGYIASTAALVDAVRSFAAGFIFTTSLPPMVLAGALESVRVLRSPEGQQLRRAHQRNVKHMRQLLMDKGLPVINCPSHIIPIRVGNAELNSKVCDILLQRHNIYVQAINYPTVPRGEELLRLAPSPHHKPAMMEYFVDKLVEVWQEAGLLLNSPATFSCTFCERPLYFDLMSEWEKSYFGNMEPQYITAISA, from the exons ATGGCTGCCTTTCTGCACCACTGCCCCTTTCTGAAGTCTGCCCCGAAGCCAGCTTTGAGGAGGACGGGGGCCGCCTTGCTGTCACTGGCCGACCGATGCCCCATCATCTCTCGCCAGATCACTGTGAGCAGTGTACCTTCTCTGGAGACCAAGCAGAACGTCTTCCCACGTCAGTCACCCAGCCGGCTGCATGCGGCCATGGAACAAAACAGGAAGTTTGCTCAGCTGGCCACCCAGCTGGCTGTGTCCAAGTCGAAGGTCTGTCCCTTTGtcacctctgagattggggtggtcAGAGCCAGCCTCGAGGTCCAGCAGGACATCCCGCCAGAGCCCAACAACACAG GTGACTCCGACTATGACTACGACACCTTCTTCCAGGAGAAGATATCTGAGAAGAAGACGGACCACACATACCGCGTCTTCAAGGTGGTAAACAGGAGCGCCGAGAGCTTCCCGTTGGCTGAGGACTACTCCATATCTGGCAGGGAGGGATCCCAGGTGTCGGTCTGGTGCAGCAATGACTATCTGGGGATGAGTCGGCACCATCGGGTCCTAAAGGGGATCAG AGATGCCCTGGACCAGCATGGAGCGGGAGCCGGGGGAACCAGGAACATCTCAGGCACCAGCAGCTACCATGTGGCGCTGGAGCAGGAACTGGCTCAGCTCCACCGGAAAGACGCGGCCCTGGTCTTCTCTTCCTGCTTCGTGGCCAATGACTCCACTCTCTTCACCTTGGCCAAGATGCTGCCGG GCTGTGAGATCTATTCTGACGCGGGGAACCACGCTTCGATGATTCAGGGCATTAGGAACAGCGGAGCCAAGCGCTTCATCTTCCGTCACAATGACAGCAGACACCTGGAGGAACTGCTGCGCCACTCTGACCCCAAGACACCCAAGATTGTGGCGTTTGAGACTGTGCACTCCATGGACG GCGCCATATGTCCTCTGGAGGAGCTGTGTGATGTAGCTCACAGATACGGAGCCCTGACCTTTGTGGATGAAGTGCATGCTGTGGGTCTGTACGGGGCCCATGGAGCCGGAGTGGGTGAGAGGGACAACATCATGCACAAGATAGACATCGTTTCTGGGACCTTGG GCAAGGCCTTTGGCTGTGTGGGAGGCTATATCGCCAGTACTGCTGCCCTAGTGGATGCAGTGCGCTCCTTCGCAGCCGGCTTCATCTTCACCACCTCTCTGCCCCCTATGGTTCTGGCTGGAGCCCTGGAGTCTGTGAGAGTCCTGAGGAGCCCTGAGGGCCAGCAGCTGCGTAGGGCCCACCAGAGAAACGTCAAGCACATGAGGCAGCTACTCATGGACAAAGGGCTGCCTGTTATCAACTGCCCCAGCCACATCATCCCTATACGG GTGGGCAATGCTGAGCTCAATTCCAAAGTGTGCGACATCCTGCTGCAGAGACACAACATTTATGTCCAGGCCATCAACTACCCCACGGTGCCCCGCGGTGAGGAGCTGCTCCGCCTGGCTCCCTCTCCTCATCACAAACCAGCAATGATGGAGTACTTTGTGG ACAAACTGGTGGAGGTGTGGCAGGAGGCAGGGCTCTTGCTAAACAGCCCGGCCACATTTTCCTGTACCTTCTGTGAGCGCCCACTGTACTTTGACCTCATGAGTGAGTGGGAGAAATCTTACTTTGGCAACATGGAGCCGCAATACATTACCGCCATATCTGCATAA
- the ttc34 gene encoding tetratricopeptide repeat protein 34, whose product MKDFQAVIEHSAPHPSSCVRALCGRGLLRMMDGLNYLMALDYVTASGLHAQETALTVRCLIPWNYRGLLFTVLLEQGRALLEGTVEQGSSTKPSEQPQETQLSQASPRGDSHRAGSLRTPGGVHSLAVLLVELRPAADGPRVLAADALYQLGRVEEAYRLLLAIGPTSPRAPILARLALLQLHRGFLYDANQLLKKLIQCGETSCLRPLLAVAHQKDSVLLQAHCHSASKRILDGTKEDNVLREAVAYLSIAIMASGGEAADSLLERAWCYALLGQRKTAIFDFSAILKEHPNHIQALCGRGFTYLMLNQQKECTQDMLAALQISTDAVTKEILSLKDKARKLVCDWLQQYCRTNLSEILAAKSVRCCEEQLREAFIIGEALMRTDCRDPRWHLLYVDTLLAKGEAKAAGAHLIQVFGQEPREAVAQARVGVVEAWQQNYSGAAHRLSTLAEKDPPCLDFLLSLIPLSHRKRTAQAAAQRASLVSSRGHWDQALGLLTVAVQAMGSHRLLYLRQRAACLAQLGFHERSIVDLDQVIRKYGGPNSSCSEDPQVLAEDLCRRGRSLVLCSREGPALEDFTRALELHRGKAIQCIEASPGRLRLAECFLRGALQQYGEQQLSKAWKLIECGLTMDSENAELRRLRAKVKREVASPCNVN is encoded by the exons ATGAAAGATTTTCAGGCTGTGATAGAGCACAGTGCTCCCCACCCATCCAGCTGTGTGCGTGCTCTCTGTGGCAGGGGGCTCCTCCGCATGATGGACGGTTTAAACTACCTCATGGCTCTGGACTATGTGACCGCCAGCGGGCTTCACGCTCAGGAAACAGCACTGACGGTACGATGCCTGATACCGTGGAACTACCGGGGATTGCTGTTCACAGTTTTGTTGGAGCAGGGGAGAGCCCTGCTAGAGGGTACTGTGGAGCAGGGCTCCAGCACCAAACCCAGTGAGCAACCCCAGGAGACCCAGCTGTCGCAGGCCTCTCCAAGAGGAGACAGCCATAGAGCAGG GTCCTTAAGGACTCCTGGAGGGGTCCATTCCCTTGCAGTGCTGCTGGTGGAGCTCCGGCCTGCTGCGGATGGTCCTCGGGTTCTGGCGGCAGACGCCTTGTACCAGCTGGGCCGGGTGGAGGAGGCCTACAGGCTACTGTTGGCCATTGGACCCACCAGCCCACGGGCCCCCATCCTGGCACGCCTTGCCCTGCTGCAGCTACACAGGGGTTTCCTTTATGACGCCAATCAG CTGCTGAAAAAACTCATCCAGTGTGGGGAAACCAGCTGCTTGCGCCCCTTGCTGGCAGTGGCGCATCAGAAGGACAGCGTGCTGCTGCAGGCACACTGTCACTCCGCCTCAAAACGCATCTTGGATGGCACGAAGGAAGATAACGTGTTGAGAGAGGCTGTAGCTTACCTCTCCATCGCCATTATGGCCTCTG gtGGTGAGGCAGCAGACTCCTTGCTAGAGAGAGCTTGGTGTTATGCTTTGCTGGGCCAACGAAAGACCGCCATTTTTGATTTCAGTGCCATCCTAAAAGAGCACCCTAACCACATACAGGCACTCTGTGGAAGAGGCTTCACTTATCTCATGCTGAACCAGCAAAAG GAGTGCACCCAAGATATGCTGGCGGCTCTTCAGATAAGCACCGATGCAGTCACCAAAGAAATCTTATCACTCAAGGACAAAGCAAGGAAACTGGTTTGTGATTGGCTGCAGCAGTACTGCCGGACCAATCTGTCAGAGATCCTGGCTGCTAAGTCTGTCCGCTGTTGTGAGGAGCAACTGAGGGAAGCTTTTATAATTGGTGAAGCACTGATGAGGACTGACTGCAGAGACCCCAGATGGCATCTCCTTTATGTGGACACACTCTTGGCTAAAG GTGAGGCAAAGGCAGCAGGAGCTCACTTGATCCAGGTGTTTGGCCAGGAGCCCAGGGAGGCGGTGGCACAAGCCAGGGTCGGGGTGGTGGAGGCCTGGCAGCAAAACTACAGTGGAGCAGCGCACAGACTCAGCACCCTCGCTGAAAAAGATCCTCCCTGTCTGGACTTCCTGCTAAGTCTGATCCCTCTGAGCCATAGAAAACGGACGGCACAG GCAGCAGCTCAGAGAGCCAGCTTAGTGTCATCGCGTGGCCACTGGGATCAGGCCCTTGGACTCCTGACTGTGGCAGTACAAGCCATGGGCAGTCACAGACTCCTGTATCTCCGTCAGCGTGCTGCTTGCCTTGCCCAGCTGGGCTTCCATGAGCGATCCATTGTTGACTTAGACCAAGTTATTCGTAAGTATGGGGGGCCAAACTCCAGCTGCTCAGAGGATCCCCAGGTCCTGGCTGAGGACCTGTGTCGGCGAGGCCGCAGCCTGGTGCTTTGCTCCAGAGAGGGGCCAGCTCTGGAAGACTTTACCCGTGCTTTGGAGCTCCACAGAGGCAAGGCCATCCAGTGTATAGAGGCCAGTCCAGGGAGACTACGTCTAGCTGAGTGCTTCCTCCGGGGAGCCCTGCAGCAGTACGGGGAACAACAACTCAGTAAAGCCTGGAAACTGATTGAGTGTGGCCTTACCATGGACAGCGAGAACGCAGAGTTGCGCAGGTTGAGGGCAAAGGTCAAACGTGAAGTGGCCAGCCCCTGCAATGTCAACTAG
- the alas2 gene encoding 5-aminolevulinate synthase, erythroid-specific, mitochondrial isoform X1, with protein MAAFLHHCPFLKSAPKPALRRTGAALLSLADRCPIISRQITVSSVPSLETKQNVFPRQSPSRLHAAMEQNRKFAQLATQLAVSKSKVCPFVTSEIGVVRASLEVQQDIPPEPNNTGVISPLLKAPKRTIFPSALTETSPVSHLLRDNLSDSDYDYDTFFQEKISEKKTDHTYRVFKVVNRSAESFPLAEDYSISGREGSQVSVWCSNDYLGMSRHHRVLKGIRDALDQHGAGAGGTRNISGTSSYHVALEQELAQLHRKDAALVFSSCFVANDSTLFTLAKMLPGCEIYSDAGNHASMIQGIRNSGAKRFIFRHNDSRHLEELLRHSDPKTPKIVAFETVHSMDGAICPLEELCDVAHRYGALTFVDEVHAVGLYGAHGAGVGERDNIMHKIDIVSGTLGKAFGCVGGYIASTAALVDAVRSFAAGFIFTTSLPPMVLAGALESVRVLRSPEGQQLRRAHQRNVKHMRQLLMDKGLPVINCPSHIIPIRVGNAELNSKVCDILLQRHNIYVQAINYPTVPRGEELLRLAPSPHHKPAMMEYFVDKLVEVWQEAGLLLNSPATFSCTFCERPLYFDLMSEWEKSYFGNMEPQYITAISA; from the exons ATGGCTGCCTTTCTGCACCACTGCCCCTTTCTGAAGTCTGCCCCGAAGCCAGCTTTGAGGAGGACGGGGGCCGCCTTGCTGTCACTGGCCGACCGATGCCCCATCATCTCTCGCCAGATCACTGTGAGCAGTGTACCTTCTCTGGAGACCAAGCAGAACGTCTTCCCACGTCAGTCACCCAGCCGGCTGCATGCGGCCATGGAACAAAACAGGAAGTTTGCTCAGCTGGCCACCCAGCTGGCTGTGTCCAAGTCGAAGGTCTGTCCCTTTGtcacctctgagattggggtggtcAGAGCCAGCCTCGAGGTCCAGCAGGACATCCCGCCAGAGCCCAACAACACAG GGGTTATCAGTCCTCTTCTCAAGGCTCCTAAGCGAACCATCTTCCCATCAGCTCTTACTGAAACCAGCCCTGTGTCCCACCTCCTCAGAGACAACCTGA GTGACTCCGACTATGACTACGACACCTTCTTCCAGGAGAAGATATCTGAGAAGAAGACGGACCACACATACCGCGTCTTCAAGGTGGTAAACAGGAGCGCCGAGAGCTTCCCGTTGGCTGAGGACTACTCCATATCTGGCAGGGAGGGATCCCAGGTGTCGGTCTGGTGCAGCAATGACTATCTGGGGATGAGTCGGCACCATCGGGTCCTAAAGGGGATCAG AGATGCCCTGGACCAGCATGGAGCGGGAGCCGGGGGAACCAGGAACATCTCAGGCACCAGCAGCTACCATGTGGCGCTGGAGCAGGAACTGGCTCAGCTCCACCGGAAAGACGCGGCCCTGGTCTTCTCTTCCTGCTTCGTGGCCAATGACTCCACTCTCTTCACCTTGGCCAAGATGCTGCCGG GCTGTGAGATCTATTCTGACGCGGGGAACCACGCTTCGATGATTCAGGGCATTAGGAACAGCGGAGCCAAGCGCTTCATCTTCCGTCACAATGACAGCAGACACCTGGAGGAACTGCTGCGCCACTCTGACCCCAAGACACCCAAGATTGTGGCGTTTGAGACTGTGCACTCCATGGACG GCGCCATATGTCCTCTGGAGGAGCTGTGTGATGTAGCTCACAGATACGGAGCCCTGACCTTTGTGGATGAAGTGCATGCTGTGGGTCTGTACGGGGCCCATGGAGCCGGAGTGGGTGAGAGGGACAACATCATGCACAAGATAGACATCGTTTCTGGGACCTTGG GCAAGGCCTTTGGCTGTGTGGGAGGCTATATCGCCAGTACTGCTGCCCTAGTGGATGCAGTGCGCTCCTTCGCAGCCGGCTTCATCTTCACCACCTCTCTGCCCCCTATGGTTCTGGCTGGAGCCCTGGAGTCTGTGAGAGTCCTGAGGAGCCCTGAGGGCCAGCAGCTGCGTAGGGCCCACCAGAGAAACGTCAAGCACATGAGGCAGCTACTCATGGACAAAGGGCTGCCTGTTATCAACTGCCCCAGCCACATCATCCCTATACGG GTGGGCAATGCTGAGCTCAATTCCAAAGTGTGCGACATCCTGCTGCAGAGACACAACATTTATGTCCAGGCCATCAACTACCCCACGGTGCCCCGCGGTGAGGAGCTGCTCCGCCTGGCTCCCTCTCCTCATCACAAACCAGCAATGATGGAGTACTTTGTGG ACAAACTGGTGGAGGTGTGGCAGGAGGCAGGGCTCTTGCTAAACAGCCCGGCCACATTTTCCTGTACCTTCTGTGAGCGCCCACTGTACTTTGACCTCATGAGTGAGTGGGAGAAATCTTACTTTGGCAACATGGAGCCGCAATACATTACCGCCATATCTGCATAA